From Ureaplasma urealyticum serovar 8 str. ATCC 27618:
CAATTAGAACTTAAAATTGATAATATAGTTTATTATGCTAAATTTAAATTTATAAAACAAGTTAATGATTATTGTGTAATTAAAATTTTTCTTAATTTAAAAACAAATGAAAAAATGATTGGTATTAGTATATACACTAACACACAACCATTAATCAAATCAATAATTAATAATTTTAAACTATAGAACTACTAATCTCAACGAAAACTTTTTGAATGCTTGGAAATAAGTTTTCATCTTGTAAACTACCTGTAATAACTAGTGTGAAAATGAACATAATTGTTATTACAAAAGAATGCGAATCAATTCGATCTAATAATCCACCATGACCTGGAATTAAATTACTATAATCTTTGGTATCATAATTACGTTTTGTCGCACTAAATACTAGATCACCAATAGTGCTTATTAAACTTAAAAATAAAAAAGCAACTGTTGTACATATTCATCATAATACTTGTTTATGAAGTGTTAAATTTGTTTTATTTGAATTAGAAAAATCTAAACCGAAAATATTATATAGCACGTTTTGTGATTTTAATATCATGTCATTTTTTGGTTTGATTGGCACATATGATAAACCAAAAATTATTAACATAATAACAATTGTTGCAATCACTAAACCAAAAATTAAACCTTCAACTGTTTTGTTAGGACTTGTTTTTGGTGCTAATTTAGTTTTGCCAAATAAAACACCACCAACATAAGCAAATGTATCACTTAAAAAAACAATCAACATTAGCAGTAATGAAGTAATTCAACTTCTAATGAACGTAAAGTAAAGTAACCCTATAAAAAAACCAATTAAGAAAGTGAAAATTAAAATAGTATATAAGCAGTTTTTAAAATTAACTTTTTTTAAAAATGCTAAAAGGAAAAACAAAATAACTAAAGCAACAAAATACGAACAACCCAAACATGTACCAAACAATTTAATCATGTAATGATAATTTATAGTCATTAAATAATTAACATCTAAAAATTCATACTGATAAATAAAATAAGAAATTGTTGGTGCATAAACACAAATATTGAAAATAATTGTTAAGGTTATTCTTGTTATTTTATGATTATCAAAAATAACTTTGTTCATTTCATACGAGGCAATCCATACTAATGGTAATAATCATACTAATAAAACAATTGCGATTGCTTGTTGAATATATAAATGATCAATTAAAGGTGTTCAACTATAATTACGATCTGATAATAATGCTAAAACAAAATAAATTAATAAATACAAAAAAATAAAAATCGATGAATAAAACCGCTTAAAAAAAGTGGTTTTTGTTTTTTCATTGATTTTATTAACACTAATCATTTTTAAATAATTAAACAGTCATTATGTCTTTTTCTTTATGACTTACAACTGCTTCAATTTCCTTATTTAATTCTTTTGTTAGATTATCTAATTCTGTTTGAAAAAACTTTTTGTCATCTTCAACAGTTGATGAATCTTTTTTAAATAAATCTTGTGCTTCTTGTCGAATATGACGAACACGAATTTTTGCTTCTTCGCCAACTTGTTTTGCTTTTTTAGCTAAATTTTTTCTCACTTCTTCTGTTGGTGCTGCAAATGTTAAACGAATAATATCAACATCAACTTGTGGATTAACACCTAAATTTGAAGCATTAATTGCAGAAGCAACATCTTTAATACTACTTCTATCATAAGGTTTAATAGCTAAAACACGTGGTTCTGGAACTGAAATATTTGCTAATTGATTAATTGGTGTCATAGATCCATAGTAATCAACTAAAATACCATCTAAAATAGCTGGTGTAGCTCTTCCAGTTCTTAATTTAATAAATTCATTATGCATTCATTTTAAAACTAATTCAAATTCTTCTCTGATTTTAGTTTCATAAATTTTAAAATTCATACAATCTCCTTAAAAAATTATTTTGAAACAATTGTGTGTTTAATCTTTTTTTCTAAAACATCCACAATTGCATTTGGTTTATCAATATTAAAAACTAATAAGTTGATATCGTTTTCTTGACACAAAGCTAATGCTGTTGCATCCATAACTTTTAGATTTTTAGTAAGGGCCATATTAAATGTAATATGTTGATAAAATTGCGCATTAGGATTAGTTTTTGGATCACTATCATAAACTCCATCAACACCATTTTTACCCATTAAAATTATACTAGATTCTGTTTCAGCTGCTTTAATTGCTGCACATGAATCAGTTGTAAAGTATGGAAAACCTGTTCCACCAACAAAGATCATTACTTGTTCTTTTTCAATTGCTTTTTTAATATTATTAGCTGATGATTCATAGACTAATTTATCACATTTAATTGCTGATAAAACAATAGCATCTACATTATAGTTATTTAAGGCATTTTCTAATGCTAATCCATTAATAATGGTTGCCATCATACCCATATTATCAGCTAAATTACGGTTCATTCCTAATTCTTTAGCAATATGACCACGTCAAATATTGCCACCACCTAAAACAATTGATACAATATATTTTTTAGAAATTTCTTTAATTTGTTTCGCTAAATCATTAATTTTATTAACATCAATTATCGAATTATCATCTTGTCTTAAACAAGCACCAGAAATCTTAATTACAATTCGTTGTTTTGACATATAATTCCTTTCGTTTTTACTAAACCATTTAATCACACTATAAAAATAGAAAGAAACTAAGTTTCCTTCTATTATTATAGTCCAAAGAAATTATTTTTTCATTTGAGCAGCTACTTCATCAGCAAAACTCATTTGAGGTGCTTTTTCAATTCCTTCACCTACTTCATATGAGTAATAACCTACAGCAACAGCATTATTGTTTTTTAAATATTTTTCAATTGTTAATTCAGGTTGTTTGAAGTATGATTGATCTACTAAACAATTTTCTTTTAAAATTTTATTTAAACGACCTTCAATAATTTTTGCAGCAAATGCTGCTGGTTTACCTTCGTGTTCTAATTGATTAACAATAATTTCACGTTCTTTTGCTAATCATACTTGGTCTACAACTTGTTCATTTAAATAACGTGGACGCATTGCAGCAGCATGCATTGCTACATTTCGAACAACTTCGTCTTCAACTTTACCATCAACTAAAATAATGGCAGCAACTCTATTATTATTGTGAGTATAAACACCTAAAGTTTGTTGGTCATTAGCTTTTAAAATTTCTCCACGTCTAAAAACGATTTTTTCACCAATATATGCTGTTAAATCTAATCCAGATTCAGCAATTGGTTTTCCATTAATAATTAATTTATCAAAATCTTCTTTACTTTCAACTTTAGCTAATGCTTCTTCTAAAATTTGGTTAGCATATGCCAAGAAATTTTCGTTTTTAGCAACAAAATCTGTTTGGCAATTAACTTCGATAAGAATTGCTTTATTACCTACTTTTTTAGCTAATGTTACACCATCTGTAGCTGCGTTTTTTAATTTATTAGCAGCTTTGATAGCTCCATTTTCACGTAATCATACAATCGCTTTTTCAATGTCATTTTCTGATGCATCTAAAGCTTTAATACACTCACTCATACTAGCTTGTGTTCTTGTTCTTAATTCTTTAACTAATTCAGCTTTTGTCATTTATATTCACCTTTATTAAAATTATGTTTTCAACATATCTATATATTATATAAAATTTATTTATCATTTTCTTATATATCTTGTGTTAATCAATATAAATAGAACAAAAAAAGCACTTACGAGAAGTGCTTTTTAATAATTTAATGGTGCGCTTGAAGAGACTTGAACTCTTACACCATAAAGTACTAGATCCTAAGTCTAGCGCGTCTGCCATTCCGCCACAAGCGCATACTGGTGCTCTGTGAGGGGTTCGAACCCGCGACCCACTGATTAAGAGTCAGTTGCTCTACCGACTGAGCTAACAGAGCATAAACCCCTACCTACCCAAGTAGATAGGGGTTTAACTAAATCCCACTAATAAGTAGGTTGAATATAAAATGGTGCCGACTATAGGAATTGAACCCACAACCTACTGATTACAAGTCAGTTGCTCTACCTATTGAGCTAAGTCGGCATGGTGGAGTGCAAGGGACTCGAACCCCTGACCCTTTGCTTGTAAGGCAAATGCTCTCCCAACTGAGCTAGCACTCCATAAATAATACTTAAAAAATTAAGTATTACTTCGTGTTTTTATAAATGGTGACCTGTACGGGATTCAAACCCGTGAATGCACGCGTGAAAGGCGTGTGTGTTCAGTCACTTCACCAACAGGCCATGGCGGCTACAGTAGGGATCGAACCTACGACCAACCGGTTAACAGCCGGTTGCTCTACCGCTGAGCTATGTAGCCATGTAATTAATAATGTGATTTTAAAAACACTATAAAATTATAGTTATTTTTTTAATAAATGTCAATCTTTTTTTATATTTTTTATTTTTTAATTTTTTGATACATCAAAACCCTATCTATATATTATATGTGCTATAAATTTTATAAGCTTTAAAGGATTTGAAAATTATTTTTTAATAAAACATAAATTAGGAGAGAGAATTATGAATAAAATAAAAAATAATGAAAAGCACTTATTTTTGCGTTTTAAAAAAATGCATAATCTTAAGACTTTTAGTAAAAAAGGGCATCGATTGAAAACAAAACAAATTGTTTTTATTGTTTTCTTGATACTATTTTGCTCATCATTTTTTTTAATTGATTTGTTTTTTACGGGTAATCACTTAAATGATGTTAAAAGAATGTTTGAAAATAGTTCACTTTCAAACTCGACATATATTTTTGTTCCTGTCGCCAATATAATTGCAGGATTTAGTTTGGGAGTTGGATCAATTTCGATTCAAATAACTTCTAAAAATATTTTATCTGGACCGTCAACACTTGGTTTTACGCCAATGACAATATTAGCCTCTACAATCTCATTTATCATTACTTCAAGTGGTGTTTTTTCAACGGTTTTAGTTTATTGTTTAGGTTTAATTTTCTCATTTGTTGTAATAGGAGTTAATTTTATATTAGTAAGAAGTAATTTTTTAGAAAATAACTTCAAACCAATTTTAGTTGCATTTGGAATTGGTGCATTAGTAACTGGAATTAATATTGTTTTAATTGCAACACATGATAATTTAAAAATTGTTGGTTGATGACGTTTTATTGCTATTAATAATACTTTGATAAATAATTATCGGATGATTGTTTCAAGTGTTTTAATGGTTATATCTACTATTATTTTGCTATTTTTATCACCTTATTTAAATATTATTAAAAAAGATTATTTACTAGCAAAATCATTAGGAATTAAAGTTAATCTAATTTATTGATTAGTTGCTATTTGTGTAGTAATTATTACTATATCATCATCGATTTTATTAGGGATAATTGCTTTATTAGGAGTAATTGTTGGAATTATTACACAAACAATTTTTAAAAAAACACATGCTTTATTGCTTATGGTACTAGCTGGACTTTTTGGTAGTGGAATTTTATCATTCTCAAGTTATATTAACGAATATATTCCAAGTGCTCGTGAAATGATTATTTGTATTTTCGCAGTGCCAGTATTTGCCTATATTTTAAGTAAAAGAAAGGGTTTTGTAAAATAAAATGATTAATTTAAGTACTTGAAATAAAACTTATTCTTTTAAAAATCCCTTGAAGTATCAAAATAAACTTGCATACTTAAAAACAATAATCACAGTTGCTATAAGTATTATTGTTTTCATTATCACTTTAGCTTGAACTTATGATTTCAATTTCAAACAAAACAATATTGCTTTAGTTTATATTGTTATGCAAATTTTTCTATCTGGTTTTGTTTTAGGATTTTGCGCCTATTTTATTCAGAAACTAACGAAAAATCGCTTTGGTGATACTTCTATCATGGGAATTAGTAGTGTTAACATTTTGGGAGTAATTATTATTGCTTTTCAAGTTGATTTTAATAATTTTAGTATTGATAAACTAACAACACTACAACGCACTGAACCACTAATCTTTTTTATAGCACCCATTATCTTATGTTCAATTTATTATTTTACATGTAAAGAAGAAAGTAATTTTAATTATAAAAAAATGTTAATTTCAGGGGTTATTGTTAACTTCTTAAGTGTTGCTTTAGGATCAAGTATTGCTAAAAATTTACCAAAACTAGCTAATGCTTATATCTCACGATACACATATGGTAGTATTGAACCCCAACAAGAATCTTTTTTTATTGCACTAGTTTTAATCATAATTGGTTTTTTAATTATTATGTTTAATTTTAAAAAAATCCAAATTGTTTCTTCTAATCAAGATTTAGCTAATCAATTAGGAATTAATGTCAAATTAATTTCTGGTCTTCTTTTAGTAGCAATTTGTTTAATGGTGGGAGCATCATATAGTTTAAATGGTAATTTAATATTTATTGGATTAATGGCTGGAAACATGGGTTCTGTGATTAGTAATAATCGTTTTAAATCAGCGGCAATTAGCTCTGGAAGCTGTGGAGCATTAATCTATATGCTATCATTTTTATTATTTATTAAAATTCTAAATTTTGATAGTCAATGATTAAATTTAGCCATTCCTTTATTAATTTCACCATACTTCATTTATATTATTGTTAAAAAAAATAAATCGGATTTATAGTAAAATATACAAAATATAAAAACAATTAATGGGTGATGTATGAAAAATTCAAAACTACTTTGAACTTCAGGTTTAATTCTTGTCGCAGGAATTAGCATACCAGTAATAGCAACAAGTTGTTCATTAGTCGATTTATTCAAAGGAAATAAAAGTAGTAATAGTTATAAGCAAGAAGAATTTACGCATGGTAAATTAAAATCAAATCTTGATTACAATGTTAGTACTGCTTATTTAAACAAACGTTCTATTGCTTTAAAATTCACAATTCCATTAAATAATAATCAAGCTATTAATATTTTTGGTACAGGATGAATTTTTGATTTTCAAGAAGATCCTATTACAGAAAATATTAAAACTTACTATTTAGCAACTAATATTCACGTTATTAATTTAATCTCAGCAGCAAAGCAAAATGTTTCTTTAGCGCTTGGTCAATATGATTTAGCATCACAATCCCAAGATACAAGAGCATTTTTTAATGAAAGTTTATCGTTTAAATCAGCTAAAAAAACTGATAATCCACAAAATTATGTAAACCATAATCGTGTGGGAACTTTTTCAATTTTACCAGTTGGGTTAAAAAACCAATTAAAAAATTATGGCGTGCAAAACCCAACCGCTTTAGCTTCTTTAAATAATTTAACAAGCGCTGTTGATTTAGCAATTGTAAAAATCACACCTGATATCTTACAAAAAAATAATATTGATGCTTTGCGTAATTTTGATAAAGAAGTAGGAATTGGTTTTGGAAATACTATTAGCCATCACCAAAGATTTTATGCAGCTGGATATCCACACGATGAAAAATATAGTCGTTGAAACCAATATTCAAATCAACCTAACCAATTATTTAATTCATTTACAACATCAAATTATCGAAAAGATAATCCAATAAATTTTAGTTATAACGAAGCATATATGACCGTTAATAATCGTAATACAATTGGTAAAAATAGCCCAACTAAATATGAAGCTTATGATTATGCAACAAAAGATTTTGATTTGCACTCAGGCGCTTCTGGAAGTCCAATAATTGATGATAATAATAACTATGTCGGAATTTATTGAGGTGGTTTTAAAATCCAAGAAGGATTAAGAACAACATTTTATGGTAACTTTAGTCCTTTGTTTGTTAACAATAAAGAAAATGGATTATCACAAGATTTATTAGCTTATTATTTAGCATACACCTCAAATGAAACAACTTATTTAGATACTAATTTTAATACTAATTTACGTTATTCAGCTCTTTCAAAAGAAAACAAAGCAATTTATGATGAATTTGTTGAATATCTTGAAAAACAATTCTTAAGTGATAGTAAATATGGTGATAAAAATACTTTATCACTAAAAACAGTTGATGGTTATTCAAAAGGTAAACAAGATTTAATTAAAACCTTATACAATTTCATTTTTAATGATATTAATTCACCATCATTTAATGAAAAATATACACATAAAAGTTTGAAATTAGAAGATATAATTGATGTTAAAGTTGAATGAAATCGTAAAAAAAATATTGATTTACGAATTACATTTGTAACTAAAAAACCATTGAATTTTAATGTTAATCATATTGTTAACTTTAATACAAGTTTTACTTTTTTCAAAGAAATTAAACAACCAAATGAAAATGATAATTTAATCGATCAATTATTCTAATTTAAAGGATTAAATTTTGTAAAATATAAGTAAATAAAACAATTATTTTAGATTTATTTTAAAAGAAAGGATTTATCTATTATGGCAACAGATGATAAAGTAGTTTATTATTTATCACCTAATGAAGATAAAGGTTGAAAAATTTTTAAAAAAGGTGGCGAACGAGCTACAAAGCTTTTTAGTACTAAAAAAGAAGCTTTAGAATATATTAAGACTTTAGGACGTAATCAAAACGCAGTTGTTTATATTCAAACAAAAGATGGCAAATTCCAAGACGTTCGTAACTATCGTGAAAAATAAATAATTATATAAAACCAATATAAATTAAAATTAAGCTCATACGAATTAACTTATCCCTAATTGCAATCATAAGTGCAACAT
This genomic window contains:
- the frr gene encoding ribosome recycling factor, producing MNFKIYETKIREEFELVLKWMHNEFIKLRTGRATPAILDGILVDYYGSMTPINQLANISVPEPRVLAIKPYDRSSIKDVASAINASNLGVNPQVDVDIIRLTFAAPTEEVRKNLAKKAKQVGEEAKIRVRHIRQEAQDLFKKDSSTVEDDKKFFQTELDNLTKELNKEIEAVVSHKEKDIMTV
- the tsf gene encoding translation elongation factor Ts yields the protein MTKAELVKELRTRTQASMSECIKALDASENDIEKAIVWLRENGAIKAANKLKNAATDGVTLAKKVGNKAILIEVNCQTDFVAKNENFLAYANQILEEALAKVESKEDFDKLIINGKPIAESGLDLTAYIGEKIVFRRGEILKANDQQTLGVYTHNNNRVAAIILVDGKVEDEVVRNVAMHAAAMRPRYLNEQVVDQVWLAKEREIIVNQLEHEGKPAAFAAKIIEGRLNKILKENCLVDQSYFKQPELTIEKYLKNNNAVAVGYYSYEVGEGIEKAPQMSFADEVAAQMKK
- the pyrH gene encoding UMP kinase produces the protein MSKQRIVIKISGACLRQDDNSIIDVNKINDLAKQIKEISKKYIVSIVLGGGNIWRGHIAKELGMNRNLADNMGMMATIINGLALENALNNYNVDAIVLSAIKCDKLVYESSANNIKKAIEKEQVMIFVGGTGFPYFTTDSCAAIKAAETESSIILMGKNGVDGVYDSDPKTNPNAQFYQHITFNMALTKNLKVMDATALALCQENDINLLVFNIDKPNAIVDVLEKKIKHTIVSK
- a CDS encoding DUF2188 domain-containing protein; the encoded protein is MATDDKVVYYLSPNEDKGWKIFKKGGERATKLFSTKKEALEYIKTLGRNQNAVVYIQTKDGKFQDVRNYREK
- a CDS encoding iron ABC transporter permease, coding for MINLSTWNKTYSFKNPLKYQNKLAYLKTIITVAISIIVFIITLAWTYDFNFKQNNIALVYIVMQIFLSGFVLGFCAYFIQKLTKNRFGDTSIMGISSVNILGVIIIAFQVDFNNFSIDKLTTLQRTEPLIFFIAPIILCSIYYFTCKEESNFNYKKMLISGVIVNFLSVALGSSIAKNLPKLANAYISRYTYGSIEPQQESFFIALVLIIIGFLIIMFNFKKIQIVSSNQDLANQLGINVKLISGLLLVAICLMVGASYSLNGNLIFIGLMAGNMGSVISNNRFKSAAISSGSCGALIYMLSFLLFIKILNFDSQWLNLAIPLLISPYFIYIIVKKNKSDL
- a CDS encoding phosphatidate cytidylyltransferase, yielding MISVNKINEKTKTTFFKRFYSSIFIFLYLLIYFVLALLSDRNYSWTPLIDHLYIQQAIAIVLLVWLLPLVWIASYEMNKVIFDNHKITRITLTIIFNICVYAPTISYFIYQYEFLDVNYLMTINYHYMIKLFGTCLGCSYFVALVILFFLLAFLKKVNFKNCLYTILIFTFLIGFFIGLLYFTFIRSWITSLLLMLIVFLSDTFAYVGGVLFGKTKLAPKTSPNKTVEGLIFGLVIATIVIMLIIFGLSYVPIKPKNDMILKSQNVLYNIFGLDFSNSNKTNLTLHKQVLWWICTTVAFLFLSLISTIGDLVFSATKRNYDTKDYSNLIPGHGGLLDRIDSHSFVITIMFIFTLVITGSLQDENLFPSIQKVFVEISSSIV
- a CDS encoding iron ABC transporter permease, whose amino-acid sequence is MNKIKNNEKHLFLRFKKMHNLKTFSKKGHRLKTKQIVFIVFLILFCSSFFLIDLFFTGNHLNDVKRMFENSSLSNSTYIFVPVANIIAGFSLGVGSISIQITSKNILSGPSTLGFTPMTILASTISFIITSSGVFSTVLVYCLGLIFSFVVIGVNFILVRSNFLENNFKPILVAFGIGALVTGINIVLIATHDNLKIVGWWRFIAINNTLINNYRMIVSSVLMVISTIILLFLSPYLNIIKKDYLLAKSLGIKVNLIYWLVAICVVIITISSSILLGIIALLGVIVGIITQTIFKKTHALLLMVLAGLFGSGILSFSSYINEYIPSAREMIICIFAVPVFAYILSKRKGFVK
- a CDS encoding DUF31 family protein, encoding MKNSKLLWTSGLILVAGISIPVIATSCSLVDLFKGNKSSNSYKQEEFTHGKLKSNLDYNVSTAYLNKRSIALKFTIPLNNNQAINIFGTGWIFDFQEDPITENIKTYYLATNIHVINLISAAKQNVSLALGQYDLASQSQDTRAFFNESLSFKSAKKTDNPQNYVNHNRVGTFSILPVGLKNQLKNYGVQNPTALASLNNLTSAVDLAIVKITPDILQKNNIDALRNFDKEVGIGFGNTISHHQRFYAAGYPHDEKYSRWNQYSNQPNQLFNSFTTSNYRKDNPINFSYNEAYMTVNNRNTIGKNSPTKYEAYDYATKDFDLHSGASGSPIIDDNNNYVGIYWGGFKIQEGLRTTFYGNFSPLFVNNKENGLSQDLLAYYLAYTSNETTYLDTNFNTNLRYSALSKENKAIYDEFVEYLEKQFLSDSKYGDKNTLSLKTVDGYSKGKQDLIKTLYNFIFNDINSPSFNEKYTHKSLKLEDIIDVKVEWNRKKNIDLRITFVTKKPLNFNVNHIVNFNTSFTFFKEIKQPNENDNLIDQLF